Proteins encoded by one window of Lathyrus oleraceus cultivar Zhongwan6 chromosome 1, CAAS_Psat_ZW6_1.0, whole genome shotgun sequence:
- the LOC127078822 gene encoding protein ABCI12, chloroplastic, translated as MNCNHATLLCLSLPPPPLNSNRVIFPKCHSAIPLSNKTLLCKPKLKRKTILLRINASSKDDNARSPNWSKWIPTGSFAADKVFRLISSATASPIGQFVSSPTTFLHSIDPRVKLVWLLVLVVLPARSHIIMRFGLVAYLTLLSVWTLPRNAWMDQLGRVYFLSALLFITTGLGSDGVPALVQPRTPPLAVTGIPNLPVSLTGYSYVISKLGPLTFTRKGLSVGSTVACLTFTVFQSASLCLTTTTPEQLASALRWFMLPLRYIGVSVSEIVLTLLLSLRFISLVFDEVRNIAMGIVSRRVNWKQLTVMETIDIFFNYFRRIFKNIFSHAEQISQAMIARGFKGDVESHKIYFLSESSFGMADVVSLLCLSVVIGAALLSDYYLV; from the exons ATGAACTGTAACCACGCCACTCTCCTTTGTCTTTCTCTCCCACCACCACCACTGAATTCAAATCGTGTCATTTTCCCAAAATGCCATTCTGCAATTCCCTTATCCAACAAAACCCTTTTGTGCAAACCGAAGCTGAAGAGAAAAACGATTCTTCTTAGAATCAATGCTTCTTCAAAGGATGATAATGCTCGATCACCAAATTGGTCTAAGTGGATCCCCACAGGCTCTTTCGCTGCTGATAAAGTTTTCAGATTGATTTCCAGTGCTACCGCTAGTCCCATTGGACAGTTTGTATCTTCCCCCACCACGTTTCTTCACTCTATCGATCCTAGGGTCAAATTG GTATGGCTTTTAGTTCTGGTTGTTCTACCGGCAAGGTCACATATAATTATGCGATTTGGATTAGTAGCATACTTGACTTTGCTTTCAGTTTGGACTCTACCAAGAAATGCTTGGATG GATCAATTGGGGCGAGTTTATTTTCTATCGGCATTGTTATTCATAACAACAGGGCTTGGCTCAGATGGCGTTCCTGCACTTGTTCAGCCGAGAACTCCACCACTTGCTGTGACAGGGATTCCTAATCTTCCTGTATCTTTAACGGGTTACTCATATGTAATCTCAAAGTTAGGTCCATTAACCTTTACAAGGAAAGGATTATCTGTAGGAAGCACGGTTGCATGTTTGACTTTTACA GTATTTCAAAGTGCAAGTCTCTGTCTCACAACCACAACACCTGAACAACTAGCATCTGCATTGCGATGGTTTATGCTTCCTCTGAGATACATAGGTGTATCTGTATCAGAAATTGTGCTTACCCTTTTACTGTCATTGAGATTTATCAGTCTAGTTTTTGACGAG GTCCGGAACATTGCTATGGGAATTGTATCTCGTAGGGTAAATTGGAAACAACTAACTGTTATGGAAACAATTGATA TTTTCTTTAACTACTTCCGTCGCATCTTCAAAAATATTTTCAGCCATGCAGAGCAAATTTCTCAG GCTATGATAGCTAGAGGTTTTAAAGGGGACGTCGAAAGTCACAAAATTTATTTCTTGTCTGAATCATCTTTTGGGATGGCAGATGTTGTAAGTTTATTGTGCTTGTCAGTTGTCATTGGAGCTGCTCTCCTGTCTGATTACTACCTTGTCTAA